Genomic DNA from Acidobacteriota bacterium:
GCCGAAACCATCCGTTTCCTCGCCACGCTCTCCGCCGGCGACGCGAGACAGGGCCTCGGAATGCTCGAAAGTATCGCCGGAACCGCCAAAAAGGGAGAGATCGTGACCGTTGAACGGGCCGGCGAGATCATCCAGCGCCGCTCACTCCGCCACGACCGGAGCGGCGACTCGCATTACCAGCTCATCTCCGCGATTCACAAGTCGATCCGGAACAGCGACGTTGATGCGACCGTCTACTGGCTCGCCCGCATGCTCGAAGGCGGCGAAGATCCGATGTATGTCGCAAGACGTCTCGTGCGCGCCGCCTCCGAGGACATCGGGCTCGCTGACCCCCTCGCCCTGCAGCTGGCAGTGGCAGCGAAGGATGCCGTACATTTCATCGGCATGCCCGAAGGCGGGGTCGTCCTGACCCAGCTCGCCATCTACCTCGCTCAGGCTCCCAAGTCGAATTCCGCCTACACCGCCTGGGAAAAAGCGCGGCAGCAGATCAGGAGCGGAGACGATCCGCCGGTTCCCCTCCACATCCGCACCGCACCTACCGCTCTGATGAAGGAGCTCGGATACGGCAAGGGTTACGAGTACGCTCACGACCATGAAGATCGAATCACCTCGATGACCTGCCTGCCGGAGTCTCTCGAAGGAACGGAGTTTTACGAGCCCGTACTCGAAGGGGCCGAGGAGGAGATCGCCAGGCGGCTCGCACGAATCCGAAAGCT
This window encodes:
- a CDS encoding replication-associated recombination protein A, which translates into the protein MSGSLFDLGAPDTRSRKSADDAPLAERMRPGSLDQIVGLESIIGPGSMLRTAIEKDQLPSIILWGPPGSGKTTLGFVIAKQTRARFIPYSAATSGIKEAREIMEGSKKLREKTGQRTILFVDEIHRFNRAQQDAFLPYVERGDITLIGATTENPSFEVNSALLSRCRVVVLPKLETESVEAILRRALGTEPIASSGIDVPAETIRFLATLSAGDARQGLGMLESIAGTAKKGEIVTVERAGEIIQRRSLRHDRSGDSHYQLISAIHKSIRNSDVDATVYWLARMLEGGEDPMYVARRLVRAASEDIGLADPLALQLAVAAKDAVHFIGMPEGGVVLTQLAIYLAQAPKSNSAYTAWEKARQQIRSGDDPPVPLHIRTAPTALMKELGYGKGYEYAHDHEDRITSMTCLPESLEGTEFYEPVLEGAEEEIARRLARIRKLKEEKKPQR